One Stenotrophomonas maltophilia DNA window includes the following coding sequences:
- a CDS encoding pirin family protein produces MTTIIAPRVHDIGGLEVRRAVPTLQARSIGSFVFVDQMGPALMHPGTAIDVRPHPHIGLATVTYLWSGAIGHRDTLGSDQVIRPGDVNWMTAGRGIAHSERTPQPDRDHDNPIHGMQTWVALPKSHEEIEPAFYHHAAATLPEQRRKGVWLRVIAGRAYGEESPVKVFADTLNVAIDLDPEAEIDIDNGHRERALYILEGEAQLDGVDIPAQHLVIPEAGAIGRLRAKTPVKAMLFGGEPLDGPRHLWWNFVSSSKERIEQAKHDWEAGRFGTIPGDDKEFIPLPQY; encoded by the coding sequence ATGACCACCATCATCGCCCCGCGCGTGCACGACATCGGCGGCCTCGAAGTCCGCCGGGCCGTCCCGACCCTGCAGGCCCGCAGCATCGGCTCGTTCGTGTTCGTCGACCAGATGGGCCCGGCACTCATGCACCCCGGCACCGCCATCGACGTGCGCCCGCATCCGCATATCGGCCTGGCCACGGTCACCTATCTGTGGTCAGGCGCCATCGGCCACCGCGACACGCTGGGTTCGGACCAGGTGATCCGCCCCGGTGACGTCAACTGGATGACCGCCGGCCGCGGCATCGCCCATTCCGAGCGCACGCCGCAACCGGACCGCGACCATGACAACCCGATCCACGGCATGCAGACCTGGGTGGCACTGCCGAAATCGCATGAGGAAATCGAACCGGCGTTCTACCACCATGCCGCAGCCACCCTGCCCGAGCAGCGCCGCAAGGGTGTCTGGCTGCGGGTGATCGCCGGCCGCGCCTATGGCGAGGAATCACCGGTGAAGGTGTTCGCCGACACCCTCAACGTAGCGATCGACCTCGACCCGGAGGCGGAGATCGATATCGACAATGGCCATCGCGAGCGCGCGCTGTACATCCTCGAAGGTGAGGCACAGCTGGATGGCGTGGATATTCCCGCCCAGCACCTCGTGATCCCCGAAGCTGGTGCGATAGGTCGCCTGCGTGCGAAGACACCGGTGAAGGCGATGCTGTTCGGCGGCGAGCCACTGGATGGCCCACGTCACCTGTGGTGGAACTTCGTCTCCAGCTCGAAGGAGCGTATCGAGCAGGCCAAGCACGACTGGGAAGCCGGCCGCTTCGGCACCATCCCGGGCGACGACAAGGAGTTCATCCCGCTGCCGCAGTACTGA
- the aqpZ gene encoding aquaporin Z has product MSMGKRLSAEFLGTFWLVLGGCGSAVLAAKFGGDGNPLGIGFLGVALAFGLTVVTGAYAFGHISGAHFNPAVSVGLWAGGRFPTKDLIPYIIAQVAGGLLAGFILLQIASGASGFAIDGSQAGAFASNGYGALSPGGYSVAAAFLCEVVLTAVFLIVIMGSTHGKAPAGFAPLAIGLSLTLIHLISIPVTNTSVNPARSTAVAFFAGSGAVSQLWLFWVAPLLGGAIGGIIYKWIGNDR; this is encoded by the coding sequence ATGAGCATGGGTAAACGCTTGTCCGCCGAGTTCCTCGGCACGTTCTGGCTGGTTCTGGGTGGCTGTGGCAGTGCGGTGCTGGCCGCCAAGTTCGGCGGTGACGGCAATCCGCTGGGTATCGGTTTCCTCGGCGTGGCGCTGGCCTTCGGCCTGACCGTGGTGACCGGCGCCTATGCGTTCGGCCACATCTCCGGCGCGCACTTCAACCCGGCGGTCAGTGTCGGCCTGTGGGCCGGCGGTCGTTTCCCGACCAAGGACCTGATCCCGTACATCATCGCCCAGGTCGCCGGCGGCCTGCTGGCCGGCTTCATCCTGCTGCAGATTGCCTCCGGCGCCAGTGGCTTCGCCATCGATGGCAGCCAGGCCGGCGCGTTCGCCAGCAATGGCTATGGCGCGCTGTCGCCCGGCGGCTACAGCGTGGCGGCCGCCTTCCTGTGCGAAGTGGTGCTGACGGCGGTGTTCCTGATCGTGATCATGGGCTCCACCCACGGCAAGGCACCGGCCGGGTTCGCGCCCTTGGCGATCGGCCTGTCGCTGACCCTGATCCACCTGATCAGCATTCCGGTCACCAACACCTCGGTGAACCCGGCCCGCTCCACCGCCGTCGCGTTCTTCGCCGGCAGCGGTGCGGTCAGCCAGCTGTGGCTGTTCTGGGTCGCCCCCCTTCTGGGCGGCGCGATCGGCGGCATCATCTACAAGTGGATCGGCAACGACCGCTGA
- a CDS encoding pirin family protein, with translation MSFPEPVRVLRTIRGMPTSDGAGVRLTRVIGGPTLPDLDPFLLLDEFGTDRAEDYIAGFPEHPHRGFETVTYMLDGRMRHRDNHGNEGLLTPGSVQWMTAGRGLVHSEMPEQESGQMRGFQLWVNLPAKEKMTEPKYQEFAPERIPVVQPDAGVEVKVIAGTVDGTHGPIVQPATDPLYLDITLAPDRAWTYALPEGHNAFAYVFEGAVTVGEQDAARDVARQELAVLGGGEQLHLSAGSDGARLILVAGRPLREPVMRHGPFVMNTRQELMQAFVDFQEGKF, from the coding sequence ATGAGCTTTCCCGAACCGGTCCGCGTACTGCGCACCATCCGTGGCATGCCCACCTCCGACGGTGCCGGCGTGCGCCTGACCCGCGTCATCGGCGGCCCGACGCTGCCGGACCTGGATCCGTTCCTGCTGCTTGATGAGTTCGGTACCGACCGCGCCGAGGACTACATCGCAGGCTTCCCGGAGCATCCGCATCGCGGTTTCGAGACCGTCACCTACATGCTCGACGGGCGCATGCGGCATCGCGACAACCACGGCAACGAAGGCCTGCTGACCCCGGGCAGCGTGCAGTGGATGACCGCTGGTCGTGGCCTGGTGCACTCGGAGATGCCCGAGCAGGAAAGCGGGCAGATGCGCGGTTTCCAGCTGTGGGTGAACCTGCCGGCGAAGGAGAAGATGACCGAGCCGAAGTACCAGGAGTTCGCGCCCGAGCGCATTCCCGTGGTGCAGCCGGATGCCGGTGTGGAAGTGAAGGTGATTGCCGGCACGGTCGACGGCACCCACGGGCCGATCGTGCAGCCGGCCACCGATCCGCTCTACCTCGATATCACGCTGGCGCCGGATCGCGCGTGGACCTATGCGCTGCCGGAAGGGCACAACGCGTTTGCCTATGTGTTCGAAGGTGCGGTGACCGTAGGTGAGCAGGACGCTGCGCGTGACGTGGCGCGCCAGGAACTGGCGGTGCTGGGCGGCGGCGAACAGCTGCACCTCTCGGCCGGCAGCGATGGCGCGCGGTTGATCCTGGTGGCTGGCCGTCCGTTGCGCGAGCCGGTGATGCGGCATGGCCCGTTCGTGATGAACACACGGCAGGAACTGATGCAGGCCTTCGTCGACTTCCAGGAAGGCAAGTTCTGA
- a CDS encoding carbon starvation CstA family protein — protein sequence MKGFSKLGWAVLALLGAFCLGTVALRRGEHINALWIVVAAVSLYLVAYRFYSLFIANKVMQLDPTRATPAVINNDGLDYVPTNKHVLFGHHFAAIAGAGPLVGPVLAAQMGYLPGLLWLVVGVVLAGAVQDFMVLFLSSRRNGRSLGDLVREEMGQVPGTIALFGAFLIMIIILAVLAMVVVKALAESPWGMFTVIATMPIAILMGVYMRYIRPGKIGEISVVGLILLLAAIWYGGKVAADPVWGPAFTFTGTQITWMLIGYGFVASVLPVWLLLAPRDYLSTFLKIGTIIALAIGILVVMPELKMPALTQFAASGDGPVWKGGMFPFLFITIACGAVSGFHALISSGTTPKLLANEAHMRYIGYGGMLMESFVAVMALVAASIIDPGIYFAMNSPAAVIGADAASAAHYITNTWGFTITPEQLTATAAAIGEPTILHRAGGAPTLAVGIAQILHQAIPSSSDAMMAFWYHFAILFEALFILTAVDAGTRAGRFMLQDLLGNFVPALKKTESWTANIIGTAGCVALWGYLLYTGVVDPFGGIQTLWPLFGISNQMLAGIALMLGTVVLFKMKRDRYAWVTAVPAVWLLICTTYAGFIKIFDSNPAQGFLAQAHKFQAALASDTITAPAKSVAQMKQIVVNAYVNTGLTALFLLVVGAVLVYSIKTILAARRNPQRTDRETPYVALKPHEMVDL from the coding sequence ATGAAAGGGTTTTCCAAACTGGGCTGGGCGGTACTCGCTCTGCTCGGCGCGTTCTGTCTGGGCACCGTGGCGCTGCGCCGCGGCGAACACATCAATGCCCTGTGGATCGTCGTCGCGGCGGTGTCGCTGTACCTCGTCGCCTATCGCTTCTACAGCCTGTTCATCGCCAACAAGGTGATGCAGCTGGATCCGACCCGGGCCACCCCGGCGGTGATCAACAACGATGGCCTGGACTACGTTCCGACCAACAAGCACGTGCTGTTCGGCCACCACTTCGCCGCCATTGCCGGCGCCGGCCCGCTGGTCGGCCCGGTGCTGGCTGCGCAGATGGGCTACCTGCCCGGACTGCTGTGGCTGGTGGTGGGCGTGGTGCTGGCTGGTGCGGTGCAGGACTTCATGGTCCTGTTCCTGTCCAGTCGGCGCAATGGCCGCTCGCTGGGTGACCTGGTAAGAGAAGAGATGGGCCAGGTGCCTGGAACGATCGCGTTGTTCGGCGCGTTCCTGATCATGATCATCATCCTGGCAGTGCTGGCGATGGTGGTGGTCAAGGCGCTGGCCGAAAGCCCGTGGGGCATGTTCACGGTGATCGCGACGATGCCCATCGCGATCCTGATGGGCGTGTACATGCGCTACATCCGCCCCGGCAAGATCGGCGAGATCTCGGTGGTTGGCCTGATCCTGCTGCTGGCCGCGATCTGGTACGGCGGCAAGGTCGCCGCCGACCCGGTCTGGGGCCCGGCCTTCACCTTCACCGGCACCCAGATCACCTGGATGCTGATCGGCTACGGCTTCGTCGCCTCGGTGCTGCCGGTGTGGCTGCTGCTGGCCCCGCGTGATTACCTGTCGACCTTCCTCAAGATCGGCACCATCATCGCGCTGGCCATCGGCATCCTGGTGGTGATGCCGGAACTGAAGATGCCGGCGTTGACCCAGTTCGCTGCCAGCGGCGACGGCCCGGTGTGGAAGGGCGGCATGTTCCCGTTCCTGTTCATCACCATCGCCTGTGGCGCGGTCTCCGGTTTCCATGCACTGATTTCCTCCGGCACCACGCCGAAGCTGCTCGCCAATGAAGCGCACATGCGTTACATCGGCTACGGCGGCATGCTGATGGAATCGTTCGTCGCGGTGATGGCGCTGGTGGCGGCCTCGATCATCGATCCGGGCATCTACTTCGCGATGAACAGCCCGGCGGCGGTGATCGGTGCCGATGCGGCCTCGGCCGCGCACTACATCACCAACACCTGGGGCTTCACCATCACCCCCGAGCAGCTGACCGCGACCGCGGCGGCCATTGGTGAACCCACCATCCTGCATCGTGCAGGTGGCGCGCCAACACTGGCGGTAGGCATCGCGCAGATCCTGCACCAGGCCATCCCCAGCAGCAGCGACGCGATGATGGCGTTCTGGTACCACTTCGCGATCCTGTTCGAAGCACTGTTCATCCTGACCGCGGTGGACGCCGGTACCCGCGCCGGTCGCTTCATGCTGCAGGACCTGCTGGGCAACTTCGTGCCGGCCCTGAAGAAGACCGAGTCGTGGACCGCCAACATCATCGGTACCGCCGGCTGCGTGGCACTGTGGGGCTACCTGCTCTACACCGGCGTGGTCGATCCGTTCGGCGGCATCCAGACCTTGTGGCCGCTGTTCGGCATCTCCAACCAGATGCTGGCCGGTATCGCGCTGATGCTGGGCACGGTGGTGCTGTTCAAGATGAAGCGTGACCGCTATGCGTGGGTGACCGCAGTACCGGCCGTGTGGCTGCTGATCTGCACCACCTACGCCGGCTTCATCAAGATCTTCGACAGCAACCCGGCGCAGGGCTTCCTGGCGCAGGCGCACAAGTTCCAGGCCGCGCTCGCCAGCGACACCATCACTGCACCGGCCAAGTCGGTGGCGCAGATGAAGCAGATCGTGGTCAACGCCTACGTCAACACCGGCCTGACCGCCCTGTTCCTGCTGGTGGTGGGCGCGGTGCTGGTGTATTCGATCAAGACCATCCTGGCCGCACGCCGCAACCCGCAGCGTACCGACCGTGAGACCCCGTACGTGGCGCTGAAGCCGCATGAAATGGTGGATCTGTGA
- a CDS encoding YbdD/YjiX family protein, producing the protein MSTQLVPAGQYQAHRRIWRRLVQTARLCCGIPDYDNYVRHMLEKHPDQEPMDYKTFFRERQEARYGGRNGGRCC; encoded by the coding sequence ATGAGCACGCAACTGGTTCCCGCCGGCCAGTATCAGGCGCACCGCCGCATCTGGCGGCGCCTGGTTCAGACCGCACGACTGTGCTGTGGCATTCCTGATTACGACAACTACGTCCGGCACATGCTGGAAAAGCATCCGGACCAGGAGCCGATGGACTACAAGACGTTCTTCCGCGAGCGCCAGGAAGCGCGTTACGGCGGGCGCAACGGTGGACGCTGCTGTTGA
- a CDS encoding DUF819 domain-containing protein produces the protein MPTEPATTALISNDIVGLGLIAATLALIFWAASGPTPLLKKIFAWVPALLLCYFIPAIYNTAGVIDGHNTSLYNPVARDVLLPAALVLLTLSIDLKGVIKLGPKLLIVFCAGTAGIMLGAIVSFQLMKLIHPETVAGDTWAGMAALAGSWIGGGANMVAMREVFGTDATTFGQFAVVDVACASLWMAILLFLANRAQQIDTRNGADTRAIDEMKARISAYEAQNARIPSMTDLMVIVGVALGGVGLAHAIAAPLAGWFKANVSWASQFSLDSQFVWVILLSTAMGLGLSFTRARRLEAAGASRLGTVFLYFLIACIGMQMNLLSLLDRPWLFLLGAIWMVTHVLVLWVVAKLLRAPLFFFAIGSQGNIGAAASAPVVAAAFHPTLAPVGVLLGTVGYATGTGLAYVTGLILKWMAGA, from the coding sequence ATGCCGACCGAACCCGCTACTACTGCCCTGATCAGCAACGACATCGTTGGACTGGGCCTGATTGCCGCCACCCTGGCCCTGATCTTCTGGGCCGCCAGTGGTCCGACCCCGTTGCTGAAGAAGATCTTCGCCTGGGTACCGGCGCTGCTGCTGTGCTACTTCATTCCCGCCATCTACAACACCGCCGGTGTCATTGATGGTCACAACACGTCGCTGTACAACCCGGTCGCGCGTGACGTGCTGCTGCCGGCCGCACTGGTCCTGCTGACCCTGTCGATCGACCTGAAGGGCGTCATCAAGCTTGGCCCGAAACTGCTGATCGTGTTCTGTGCCGGTACCGCCGGCATCATGCTCGGCGCCATCGTCTCGTTCCAGCTGATGAAGCTGATCCATCCGGAAACCGTGGCCGGTGATACCTGGGCGGGCATGGCGGCGCTGGCCGGCAGCTGGATCGGTGGCGGAGCCAACATGGTCGCCATGCGCGAAGTGTTCGGTACCGATGCCACTACCTTCGGCCAGTTCGCGGTGGTCGATGTGGCCTGCGCCAGCCTGTGGATGGCGATCCTGCTGTTCCTGGCCAACCGCGCGCAGCAGATCGATACCCGCAACGGTGCCGACACCCGTGCCATCGACGAGATGAAGGCGCGCATCAGTGCCTACGAGGCGCAGAACGCGCGCATTCCCAGCATGACCGACCTGATGGTGATCGTTGGCGTGGCACTGGGCGGCGTCGGCCTGGCCCATGCCATTGCCGCGCCGTTGGCAGGCTGGTTCAAGGCCAATGTCAGCTGGGCCAGCCAGTTCAGTCTGGACAGTCAGTTCGTGTGGGTGATCCTGCTGTCCACCGCGATGGGCCTGGGCCTGAGCTTCACCCGTGCACGCCGGCTGGAAGCGGCTGGCGCTTCGCGGCTGGGCACGGTGTTCCTGTACTTCCTGATCGCCTGCATCGGCATGCAGATGAACCTGCTGTCGCTGCTGGATCGGCCGTGGCTGTTCCTGCTCGGCGCAATCTGGATGGTCACGCATGTGCTGGTGCTGTGGGTGGTGGCCAAGCTGCTGCGTGCGCCACTGTTCTTCTTCGCGATCGGTTCGCAGGGCAACATCGGCGCCGCCGCCTCGGCCCCCGTGGTGGCCGCAGCCTTCCATCCGACGCTGGCGCCGGTGGGCGTGCTGCTGGGCACGGTGGGCTATGCCACCGGCACCGGCCTGGCCTACGTCACCGGTTTGATCCTGAAGTGGATGGCCGGGGCCTGA
- a CDS encoding VOC family protein — translation MQLGAFSVSLSVKDLAASRAFYEALGFSVTGGDPAQNWLVLRSNGTVIGLFQGMFEGNLLTFNPGWDQHKQELPHFQDVRELQAELDAKGIELAVRTDPDGQGTGYLQLADPDGNVILIDQHVARPAAT, via the coding sequence ATGCAGCTTGGCGCCTTTTCGGTCAGCCTCTCGGTGAAGGATCTCGCGGCCTCCCGTGCGTTCTACGAAGCCCTGGGCTTCTCGGTGACCGGCGGCGATCCAGCACAGAACTGGCTGGTACTGCGCAGCAACGGCACCGTGATCGGCCTGTTCCAGGGCATGTTCGAGGGCAACCTGCTGACCTTCAACCCCGGCTGGGACCAGCACAAGCAGGAACTTCCCCATTTCCAGGACGTGCGTGAGCTGCAGGCCGAGCTGGATGCCAAGGGCATCGAACTGGCAGTGCGGACCGATCCCGATGGCCAGGGGACCGGCTACCTGCAGCTGGCCGATCCCGACGGCAACGTGATCCTGATCGACCAGCACGTGGCGCGACCGGCTGCCACCTAG
- a CDS encoding sensor histidine kinase, which translates to MRARKPGPLYRRVVWWLLGYLALLSIAVFSVGNYVHEHAEHAAWRALLNSELDSIVEHVEHEPHYRWQDSDTLSLYRFDAVNLPDSLRTLHPGLHDGVMVKGRETAVMVRETQSMGRVALVLDISDFHDLEQFATRWVMLAGVIMIFVTVLMASFGMERMVRPLSLLAQHIGALRPGVQGQRIDVDPRGSSELHTIADALNDYLDRNEQFVERERVFISTASHELRTPIAVMTGAAELALEQPGLTERARQQMQRVLRTAQSVEQLIELLLVLARDPARLAARAERIALDQLLPEIVDDHRHLLGDKDLSIGIQAAPVDIIAPLAVVQAAIGNLLRNAIENSGRGHIELRLSSSAVLTLQDPGHGMSPEEIAAIHARMARGERADRGGGIGLDLIARLCEHLGWTLQLQPCEPRGTRATLDFGASRPA; encoded by the coding sequence ATGAGGGCGCGTAAGCCCGGGCCGTTGTACCGGCGCGTGGTGTGGTGGTTGCTGGGCTATCTGGCGCTGCTGTCGATCGCGGTATTCAGCGTCGGCAACTACGTGCACGAGCACGCCGAGCATGCTGCCTGGCGCGCGCTGCTCAACTCCGAGCTCGACAGCATCGTCGAGCATGTCGAACACGAACCGCACTATCGCTGGCAGGATTCGGACACGCTGAGCCTGTACCGCTTCGACGCGGTCAACCTTCCCGATAGCCTGCGTACCCTGCATCCAGGGCTGCACGACGGCGTAATGGTCAAGGGCCGCGAGACGGCGGTGATGGTGCGTGAAACCCAGTCGATGGGACGGGTCGCGCTGGTACTGGACATCTCCGACTTCCATGACCTGGAACAGTTCGCCACGCGCTGGGTGATGCTGGCCGGCGTGATCATGATCTTCGTCACCGTGCTGATGGCGTCTTTCGGCATGGAACGCATGGTGCGCCCCTTGAGCCTGCTGGCACAGCACATCGGCGCCCTGCGGCCGGGCGTACAGGGCCAGCGCATCGACGTCGACCCGCGTGGCAGTTCCGAGCTGCACACCATCGCCGATGCGTTGAATGACTACCTCGACCGCAATGAGCAGTTCGTCGAGCGCGAACGGGTCTTCATCAGCACCGCCAGCCACGAACTGCGCACGCCGATCGCGGTGATGACCGGTGCCGCCGAGTTGGCACTGGAACAACCAGGCCTGACAGAACGTGCCCGCCAGCAGATGCAGCGGGTGTTGCGCACGGCGCAGAGCGTGGAGCAGCTGATCGAGCTGCTGCTGGTACTGGCGCGTGATCCGGCGCGCCTGGCCGCACGTGCTGAGCGCATTGCGCTGGACCAGCTGCTGCCGGAGATCGTTGACGACCATCGCCACCTGCTGGGCGACAAGGACCTGAGCATCGGCATCCAGGCGGCGCCGGTTGACATCATCGCGCCGCTGGCGGTGGTGCAGGCGGCGATCGGCAATCTGCTGCGCAATGCCATCGAGAACAGCGGGCGCGGCCACATCGAGCTGCGCCTGAGCTCGTCGGCGGTGCTGACCTTGCAGGATCCGGGGCATGGCATGAGCCCGGAGGAGATTGCCGCGATCCACGCGCGCATGGCCCGCGGTGAACGCGCTGATCGGGGCGGCGGTATCGGCCTGGACCTGATCGCACGGCTGTGCGAGCACCTGGGCTGGACCCTGCAGCTGCAGCCCTGCGAGCCGCGCGGGACACGCGCCACCCTGGATTTCGGCGCCTCGCGCCCTGCATGA
- a CDS encoding response regulator transcription factor → MRLLVIEDNRQLVANLFDYFESRGHVLDVAPDGITGLHLAGSHPYDAVILDWMLPRMEGPEVLRRLRAEHASEVPVIMLTARDELPDKIAGFRAGADDYLTKPFALPELEVRLEALLLRAQGRNPRKRLQVGDLVLDLATLEAQRGNQVLHLYPACRKLLEVLMRASPGAVTRQQLEFALWGDEPPDGDLLRSHVYELRRSVDGPFAEKLIHTLPRVGYRLAVMEGADAGRNADEGA, encoded by the coding sequence ATGCGTCTGTTGGTGATCGAGGACAACCGCCAGCTGGTGGCCAACCTGTTCGACTATTTCGAGTCGCGCGGGCATGTGCTGGACGTGGCTCCGGATGGCATCACCGGCCTGCACCTGGCCGGCAGCCACCCCTACGATGCGGTGATTCTGGACTGGATGCTGCCGCGCATGGAGGGGCCGGAGGTGCTGCGCCGGCTGCGCGCCGAACATGCGTCGGAGGTGCCGGTGATCATGCTGACCGCGCGTGACGAGCTGCCGGACAAGATCGCCGGTTTCCGCGCCGGCGCCGACGACTACCTGACCAAGCCATTCGCGCTTCCCGAGCTGGAGGTGCGGCTGGAGGCCCTGTTGCTGCGCGCGCAGGGGCGCAATCCGCGCAAGCGCCTGCAGGTGGGCGACCTGGTGCTGGATCTGGCCACCCTTGAGGCCCAGCGCGGCAATCAGGTGCTGCACCTGTACCCGGCCTGCCGCAAGCTGCTGGAAGTGCTGATGCGGGCCAGTCCGGGCGCGGTGACCCGCCAGCAGCTGGAGTTCGCGCTCTGGGGCGACGAGCCGCCGGATGGCGACCTTCTGCGTTCGCATGTCTATGAGTTGCGTCGCAGCGTTGACGGTCCGTTTGCCGAGAAACTGATCCACACTCTGCCGCGTGTGGGTTACCGGTTGGCGGTGATGGAGGGCGCCGACGCCGGCAGGAATGCTGATGAGGGCGCGTAA